TGCAGTTCATGCAGCGTTGCAACGTCTGGAAGACAAAGGACTTGTCAATTCTCAAATGGGTGAAGCCACAGCTGAACGAGGTGGCCGTCGCAAACGCCTCTTTACAGTAACAGTTGCAGGCAGTCGTGTACTGCATGAAGTTCAAGCCGTTCGGGACAGGCTCTGGCAACGAATACTTCCTAATGCGCTGCCTAAAATAGATCTGGCCTAAAAAAAGTACCACAATGTTCACAAAATAAGTATGAGCATCGGTAAAAAGAATCATCCTCCATGCTGGTTAGACTGGTTACTGGAGCGGTTTTGTGCACCTCACTTATGGGAGGAAGTGCAGGGAGACCTGCATGAACGACATCAACTACGAAGCAAACGAACAAGTAAGCAAAAAGCAGATTGGCTTTACTTCAGAGATACAATAAGCTATTTAAGGCTCTCCATTTTTAAACGTACAGATTCACCCAAACCTATCCTTACAGATATGTTACGAAATCATCTCACTATTGCATTGCGTAATCTGACTCGCAACAAAACGTATTCGGTTATCAATATAGGAGGTCTGGCCGTGGGAATGGTAGTCGCTATGTTGATTGGACTGTGGATATATGATGAACTTTCGTATGATACCTACCACCCGAATTATGAGCACATTGCTCAGGTAATGGATACCCGTACATTCAATGGAGAATCTACTACCAGTGATTTAGGTGCGATTCCTTTAGCGAATGAATTACGAACCAAATATGCCAATCATTTTGAACATGTCTCTCTTGTCTGGAAAAACTATACACATGTCCTGGCAGTTGGAGATAAAAAAGTAGCGCAGTCAGGTGTATGGACCCAACCAGAATTCCCTGAAATGTTGGGTTTACATATGATCAAAGGAAGCCGGGGTGCATTAAAAGATCCCTCTTCTGTACTGATCACTAACTCTCTGTCAAAAGCCTTATTTGGCGAAAAAGATCCATTAGGCCAGATTATCCGAATAGATAATATGGCAGAAGTGAAGGTAGCTGGCGTATTTGAAGATCTGCCCAAGAATTCCACATTCTATGAAACCAAACTTTTTCTGGCTTGGGACAAAGCTGTCAGCACATTCGGTGGAGGAGTAAAAGAAGCTCAGGCAGATTGGGACTACCGTAACTGGCGGATATTTGTTCAGTTAAAAGAAGGGACAGATATTCATACGGTAAATAACATTGTCAAACACATTGCCCAACCACATATAAAAGAAGGGAAAGAAGAAATTCTTTTATATCCCATGAGTCAATGGCATTTATACAATCAGTTTGAAAATGGGCAAGTAGCAGGTGGCAGAATTCAGTTTGTTTGGATGTTTGGTATCATTGGGGTATTTGTGTTGTTGCTGGCTTGCATCAACTTTATGAATCTGTCAACTGCCCGTAGTGAAAAACGAGCCAAAGAAGTGGGTATCCGAAAAGCCATTGGATCAGTTCGAACGCAATTGATAGGGCAGTTTCTCAGCGAGTCTGTACTTATCTCCTTCCTTGCGCTGGTTCTGGCATTGGCCTTTTTATGGATTTCGCTTCCTTTCTTTAACCAGATTGCATATAAAGAAATTCACATAACATGGGCTAGTATATCCTTCTGGACCATCATCCTAGGATTTACAGTACTGACGGGCCTATTAGCAGGAAGTTATCCGGCATTCTATCTATCTTCTTTTGAGACTATCAAAGTATTGAAAGGAGCCTTGCAGATCGGTCGACTGGCCACATTACCACGCAAAGCCCTGGTAGTAACTCAGTTTACGGTTTCTGTGACCTTGATTATCGGGACTATCATTGTCTACCAACAGATTCAGTTTGCTAAAGACAGATCAGTA
This genomic stretch from Xanthocytophaga agilis harbors:
- a CDS encoding PadR family transcriptional regulator, coding for MRRSDLGEFEEIVLLTVAVLTPNAYSVVIAEELEAQTGHTVTTGAVHAALQRLEDKGLVNSQMGEATAERGGRRKRLFTVTVAGSRVLHEVQAVRDRLWQRILPNALPKIDLA
- a CDS encoding ABC transporter permease; the encoded protein is MSIGKKNHPPCWLDWLLERFCAPHLWEEVQGDLHERHQLRSKRTSKQKADWLYFRDTISYLRLSIFKRTDSPKPILTDMLRNHLTIALRNLTRNKTYSVINIGGLAVGMVVAMLIGLWIYDELSYDTYHPNYEHIAQVMDTRTFNGESTTSDLGAIPLANELRTKYANHFEHVSLVWKNYTHVLAVGDKKVAQSGVWTQPEFPEMLGLHMIKGSRGALKDPSSVLITNSLSKALFGEKDPLGQIIRIDNMAEVKVAGVFEDLPKNSTFYETKLFLAWDKAVSTFGGGVKEAQADWDYRNWRIFVQLKEGTDIHTVNNIVKHIAQPHIKEGKEEILLYPMSQWHLYNQFENGQVAGGRIQFVWMFGIIGVFVLLLACINFMNLSTARSEKRAKEVGIRKAIGSVRTQLIGQFLSESVLISFLALVLALAFLWISLPFFNQIAYKEIHITWASISFWTIILGFTVLTGLLAGSYPAFYLSSFETIKVLKGALQIGRLATLPRKALVVTQFTVSVTLIIGTIIVYQQIQFAKDRSVGYNREGLILIHMNTPELYDTPYNFLRSQLLLTGAVKDMARSSDPTTDVSYIEKNISWKGKDPSLVPLLGSFAVTHDYGNTLGWQIKEGRDFSREFPTDTGSVIINEAAAKLMGLKHPVGEHLSSPGQPDRIITGVVKDMIVTSPYQATMPMLYMLEYKWSNFIMVRLSPSLSAHEALERIEPVFKKINPGSEFDYTFVDEEYAHKFSDEERIANLATIFTTLSIFLSCLGLFGLASFMAEQRIKEIGIRKVLGASVFSLWQLLSKDFVLLVSVAFLIAVPVSWYFSNSWLQQYEYRTSIAWWVFIASGAGALLITLLTISFQTLKAASRNPIKSLRTE